From the genome of Nicotiana sylvestris chromosome 2, ASM39365v2, whole genome shotgun sequence, one region includes:
- the LOC104210285 gene encoding 4-coumarate--CoA ligase-like 1, whose product MGTRAVESSQQQECEHIFRSRYPPVQVPDNVTLPDFVLHNVELYTDKMAFVDATTGKGYTYGQVARDIRRFAKALRSLGLRKGRVVVVVLPNVPEYAIVALGIMAAGGVFSGANPAAHSSEIVKQVESADGKLIVSDLPTYHKVKDCGLPVIILGEEHVEGTIHWDELLEAAERAGSRTDHITNHEDEMVQQNDLCALPFSSGTTGLSKGVMLTHRNLVANLCSTLFSVSPEMVGQVTTLGLIPFFHIYGITGICCATIRNKGKVVVLRRYELRAFLNALITHEVTFAPIVPPIILALVKNPIVDEFDLSKLKLRSIMTAAAPLAPEILNEFEKKFPDVQVQEAYGMTEHSCITLSHSDQHTAKRNSVGFILPNLEVKFVDPDTGRSLPKNKPGEICVKSQCVMKGYYKNEFETCLTIDKDGWLQTGDIGYIDDDGDIFLVDRIKELIKYKGFQVAPAELEGILLTHPSVEDAAVVGLPDEEAGEIPVAWVVLNSKAKESEEDIINYIASTVAQYKRVRVVQFVDSIPKSPSGKILRRLIKDKMLERLKNA is encoded by the exons ATGGGAACTCGTGCAGTAGAAAGCTCACAGCAGCAAGAATGTGAACATATTTTCCGGAGTAGATATCCTCCGGTTCAAGTACCGGACAATGTGACCCTCCCGGATTTTGTGCTTCACAATGTAGAGTTATACACTGACAAAATGGCATTTGTGGATGCTACCACTGGCAAAGGCTACACTTATGGCCAAGTTGCAAGAGACATAAGGAGGTTCGCCAAGGCCTTGAGATCCCTTGGCTTAAGGAAAGGACGGGTGGTGGTGGTAGTTCTTCCAAATGTACCAGAATATGCTATTGTTGCTCTTGGAATCATGGCTGCTGGTGGCGTCTTCTCCGGTGCAAATCCAGCAGCTCATTCATCAGAAATCGTGAAACAAGTTGAATCTGCTGATGGCAAGCTTATTGTCTCTGATCTACCAACCTATCACAAG GTTAAAGATTGTGGGCTGCCAGTAATAATACTAGGTGAAGAACATGTAGAAGGAACAATTCATTGGGATGAATTGCTTGAAGCTGCAGAGCGTGCCGGTTCCAGAACTGATCACATAACAAACCATGAAGATGAAATGGTGCAGCAAAATGATTTATGTGCACTGCCCTTCTCGTCAGGCACTACGGGGCTGTCCAAGGGAGTGATGTTAACCCACAGAAATCTAGTAGCAAACCTCTGCTCTACACTCTTCAGTGTTAGCCCAGAAATGGTAGGCCAAGTTACAACACTGGGTTTGATACCATTCTTCCACATTTATGGGATAACTGGAATCTGTTGTGCAACCATTAGAAACAAAGGGAAAGTGGTAGTCTTGCGTAGGTACGAACTGAGGGCATTTCTAAATGCACTCATTACACATGAAGTCACATTTGCACCAATTGTGCCACCTATCATCTTGGCACTTGTTAAGAATCCTATTGTGGATGAATTTGATCTCAGCAAGCTTAAGCTTAGATCCATCATGACAGCGGCAGCCCCACTTGCCCCTGAGATTCTTAATGAATTTGAAAAGAAATTTCCCGATGTTCAGGTCCAAGAG GCATATGGGATGACTGAGCACAGCTGCATTACTCTTTCTCATAGTGACCAGCATACTGCTAAAAGAAATTCTGTTGGTTTTATTCTACCTAATTTGGAGGTAAAGTTCGTTGATCCTGATACCGGTAGATCTCTCCCCAAAAACAAACCAGGCGAGATATGTGTCAAAAGCCAATGTGTTATGAAGG GTTACTACAAAAATGAATTTGAGACTTGCCTTACCATTGATAAGGATGGATGGCTTCAGACTGGTGACATTGGCTACATTGACGATGATGGAGATATCTTCCTAGTCGATCGTATCAAAGAGCTTATCAAGTACAAGGGATTCCAA GTTGCTCCAGCTGAGTTAGAAGGGATCCTTCTCACACATCCTTCAGTAGAAGATGCTGCAGTAGTTGG GCTGCCAGATGAAGAAGCAGGAGAGATACCAGTGGCATGGGTAGTCTTGAACTCAAAAGCAAAAGAAAGCGAAGAGGACATTATCAACTACATTGCATCGACTGTTGCACAGTATAAACGAGTGAGAGTGGTGCAGTTCGTTGATAGTATTCCAAAATCTCCTTCTGGAAAAATACTGAGAAGACTTATCAAGGATAAGATGCTAGAGAGACTTAAGAATGCATAG